In Tsuneonella amylolytica, one genomic interval encodes:
- a CDS encoding alpha-hydroxy acid oxidase yields the protein MRALARRRLPRPIFDYIDGGADDEVTLRRNAAAFAQYELVPDVLNDVSRIRTGTTLFGERIAWPLMLAPTGLTRMFHGHAELAVARAAARHDLLYSLSTLGTTRLEALAETFGGPKVFQIYIFKDRGLTTEFVARCKEAGFHGLALTVDTPVAGNRERDRVNGLSLPPRLTLKSMLSFALHPRWSLPALTGSRFDLANVSHKVDALAAGPMSLFDYIGGQFDRAVTWRDVEWLAAEWGGPLAIKGVMTPEDAKRAIGSGATGVMISNHGGRQLDGAPAPIDQIGLVRDAIGEGPDVICDGGVRRGSDVVKALALGATACSIGRPYLYGLAAAGEAGVNRALSLLFEEFERTLILAGVNDITQLGCRHIRRLNELWC from the coding sequence TTGCGCGCGCTGGCCCGCCGAAGACTGCCGCGTCCGATATTCGACTATATTGACGGCGGTGCCGACGACGAGGTGACGCTCAGGCGTAACGCAGCGGCATTCGCGCAGTACGAGCTGGTGCCGGACGTGTTGAACGACGTGTCGCGGATCAGGACCGGGACGACGTTGTTCGGCGAGCGGATCGCATGGCCGTTGATGCTTGCGCCGACGGGGTTGACCCGCATGTTCCACGGCCACGCCGAGCTGGCAGTGGCGCGCGCGGCGGCCAGGCATGACCTGCTCTACAGTCTGTCCACCCTGGGAACGACGCGGCTCGAAGCACTGGCGGAGACGTTTGGCGGTCCCAAGGTGTTCCAGATCTACATCTTCAAGGATCGTGGGCTCACGACCGAGTTCGTGGCGCGATGTAAGGAAGCGGGGTTCCATGGGCTCGCGCTGACCGTCGACACTCCGGTAGCAGGTAACCGCGAACGCGACCGGGTTAACGGCCTTTCGCTTCCGCCCCGCCTGACGCTGAAATCGATGCTGAGCTTCGCGCTTCACCCCCGATGGTCATTGCCTGCGCTCACCGGATCTCGGTTCGACCTCGCGAACGTCAGTCACAAGGTCGATGCGCTCGCGGCCGGGCCGATGAGCCTGTTCGACTATATCGGCGGTCAATTCGACCGCGCTGTAACTTGGCGCGACGTGGAATGGCTTGCTGCCGAGTGGGGCGGCCCGCTTGCAATCAAAGGCGTCATGACGCCCGAAGATGCCAAACGGGCGATCGGTTCGGGCGCTACCGGCGTGATGATTTCCAACCATGGCGGCCGCCAGCTCGACGGAGCTCCTGCTCCGATCGATCAAATCGGACTAGTTCGTGATGCAATCGGCGAAGGCCCCGATGTGATTTGTGATGGCGGTGTGCGGCGCGGCTCCGACGTGGTGAAGGCGCTGGCGCTTGGCGCGACCGCTTGCTCGATCGGTCGTCCTTACCTTTACGGGTTGGCGGCCGCCGGCGAAGCAGGCGTGAACCGTGCGCTGTCCCTCCTCTTTGAAGAGTTCGAGCGAACCCTGATCCTTGCCGGCGTCAATGACATTACACAGCTCGGTTGCAGACATATTAGACGATTGAACGAGCTTTGGTGCTGA
- a CDS encoding single-stranded DNA-binding protein → MTNLVILTGRLARDPESRETKGGTSVTGITVVTDRPLRDKDGKTYKDENGYTAKDSEFHRVTCFNGLSKTVGQFCTKGQLVSVQGRLHYTQWEDQDGVKRYGCEILADKVDFLSRGNARDGDGDNRDAPEID, encoded by the coding sequence ATGACCAATCTCGTAATCCTGACCGGCCGTCTCGCCCGCGATCCCGAATCCCGCGAGACCAAGGGCGGAACCTCCGTCACCGGCATCACCGTCGTCACCGACCGACCGCTGCGCGACAAGGACGGCAAGACCTACAAGGATGAAAACGGCTACACCGCCAAGGACAGCGAATTCCACCGGGTGACCTGCTTCAACGGCCTCTCCAAGACCGTCGGGCAGTTCTGCACCAAGGGCCAGCTCGTCTCGGTCCAGGGCCGGCTTCACTACACCCAGTGGGAAGACCAGGATGGCGTCAAGCGCTACGGCTGCGAGATCCTCGCCGACAAGGTCGACTTCCTCTCGCGCGGCAACGCCAGGGATGGCGACGGAGACAACCGCGACGCGCCCGAGATCGACTGA
- a CDS encoding DUF6437 family protein, whose protein sequence is MPTKRSAVDALRKLEADRQALDERQRELEEKAALELGQLILGSGIEAFSRKGLKQASEMLGKLGEAEALRRLRSEPAASGRNGTPAAS, encoded by the coding sequence ATGCCCACGAAGCGAAGCGCGGTCGATGCGCTCAGGAAGCTCGAAGCCGACCGGCAAGCTCTCGACGAGCGGCAACGCGAACTGGAAGAGAAAGCCGCTCTAGAGCTGGGGCAACTGATCCTCGGATCAGGTATCGAGGCGTTCTCGAGGAAGGGCCTCAAACAGGCCAGCGAGATGCTCGGCAAGCTCGGTGAAGCCGAAGCGCTCCGGCGGCTGAGAAGCGAACCGGCTGCATCCGGTCGCAACGGTACGCCCGCTGCTTCCTGA
- a CDS encoding type IV secretion system DNA-binding domain-containing protein, protein MKHNLVNFTRGSQLLGHFGFMFAAGLKGPLLVTVLVILGLGWWEVQSSLSEQEAYLLWMHLYASAYGFMEFDPAKLVHLKLGNGETAAFPMSVVTQYPPMRAAVAAFGEALQSTFLVASLVLVPLFIAFWWIAERFGERSKQKKHVRGSSLATLPELERDIARHNARERAREYGSEMGWSWRLAGRASLREAGLYTPAHLAGVSWPWRREQSHAMLVGTTGTGKTVALTDLVDEIRERGERAVIFDLTGAFIETFYEADRDVILNPLDARCPAWSVFNDCTSRAEFHSAAESLVPHDGGGSEQFWVLAARTMFVETCIKLAAEGRGSNQALADELMNADLSDLHKLLEDTMAGPITTPSAAKMAESVRAVFNVNAKAMQMLPSDGEPFSIRKWVRGTCGPGSLLFLSARYVDMSVLSQLLTLWLDTAINTLMTGRRTRDLKLWFLIDELGALHRLPSLEKGLQTARNFGGAIVTGVHAFAKLKEVYGENMAMTLSSLARTKLILATADRETATWCSDVVGHREVREMEEGYSYGYNNARDAVSLTPRRQVVPLLLPDEFMELASLSGFIKFPDGFPAAPVTLIPRDWPRFAEGFIAREMPSRTGAAHRSDSDRSDTRGNAEHRAGSDDEGGEPRRLARKDRPSVEPQKAPSRSNRAAQSDTPKSGRSGKQASAKASLPSDPAIDVRLASRSSSRPETGAHAQSELPLGEARESPREPAGLTDKPSRPDVPDPQTSQDAARDRNCADHRQQEDQQRALLGGAAREQQDRDLGDIGPDI, encoded by the coding sequence ATGAAGCATAATCTCGTCAACTTCACCCGCGGCAGCCAGCTGCTGGGCCACTTCGGCTTCATGTTTGCGGCGGGCCTCAAGGGACCGCTGCTTGTCACCGTGCTCGTCATTCTCGGCCTTGGCTGGTGGGAGGTCCAATCCTCGCTCAGCGAGCAAGAGGCCTATCTCCTGTGGATGCATCTCTACGCCTCCGCCTACGGTTTCATGGAGTTCGATCCCGCCAAGCTCGTGCACCTCAAACTGGGCAACGGCGAGACCGCCGCCTTTCCCATGTCGGTCGTCACCCAGTACCCGCCGATGCGCGCCGCGGTCGCCGCATTCGGGGAGGCCCTGCAAAGTACGTTCTTGGTTGCAAGCCTGGTCCTCGTCCCGCTGTTCATCGCCTTCTGGTGGATTGCCGAACGCTTCGGCGAGCGCTCGAAACAGAAGAAGCATGTGCGCGGCTCTTCGCTCGCAACGCTGCCCGAACTGGAGCGCGACATCGCCCGCCACAACGCCCGCGAGCGGGCGCGCGAATATGGCAGCGAAATGGGTTGGTCATGGCGTCTGGCCGGTCGCGCATCATTGCGCGAAGCGGGACTCTATACCCCCGCGCATCTCGCCGGCGTGAGCTGGCCGTGGCGACGCGAGCAGAGCCACGCGATGCTGGTCGGGACCACCGGAACCGGCAAGACCGTGGCGCTCACCGATCTCGTTGACGAAATCCGCGAGCGGGGCGAGCGCGCGGTGATATTCGACCTCACCGGGGCCTTTATCGAGACCTTTTACGAGGCGGATCGCGACGTCATTCTCAACCCACTCGACGCCCGCTGCCCGGCGTGGAGCGTGTTCAACGACTGCACGTCGCGCGCCGAATTCCATTCCGCCGCGGAATCGCTCGTGCCCCACGACGGGGGCGGCTCGGAACAGTTCTGGGTGCTTGCCGCGCGCACCATGTTCGTCGAGACCTGCATCAAACTCGCCGCGGAAGGACGGGGCAGCAACCAGGCGCTCGCCGACGAGTTGATGAACGCCGACCTGTCCGATCTGCACAAGCTGCTCGAGGACACGATGGCGGGACCGATCACTACGCCGAGCGCAGCCAAGATGGCGGAATCGGTGCGGGCGGTGTTCAACGTCAACGCCAAGGCGATGCAAATGTTGCCCTCGGACGGAGAGCCGTTTTCGATCCGCAAGTGGGTCAGGGGGACATGCGGACCGGGCTCGCTGCTGTTCCTTTCGGCGCGCTATGTCGACATGAGCGTGCTCTCGCAGTTGCTCACGCTGTGGCTCGATACCGCGATCAACACGTTGATGACCGGGCGGCGCACGCGCGACCTCAAACTGTGGTTCCTGATCGACGAATTGGGGGCTCTGCACCGCCTGCCGTCGCTCGAAAAGGGCCTCCAGACCGCGCGCAACTTCGGCGGCGCAATCGTCACCGGCGTGCATGCCTTCGCCAAGCTCAAGGAGGTCTACGGCGAGAACATGGCGATGACCCTGTCCTCGCTCGCCAGAACCAAGCTGATTCTTGCCACGGCAGACCGTGAAACCGCGACCTGGTGCTCCGATGTCGTTGGGCACCGCGAGGTCCGCGAAATGGAAGAAGGCTACAGCTATGGCTATAACAACGCCCGCGACGCGGTCAGCCTGACACCCCGCCGACAGGTCGTTCCGCTGCTCCTTCCCGACGAGTTCATGGAGCTTGCCAGCCTGTCGGGCTTCATCAAGTTTCCGGATGGATTCCCGGCAGCGCCGGTCACGCTGATCCCGCGCGATTGGCCCCGTTTTGCCGAAGGGTTCATCGCGCGTGAGATGCCATCGCGAACCGGCGCAGCCCACCGCAGCGACAGCGATCGTTCTGATACTCGGGGCAATGCGGAGCATCGCGCAGGGAGCGACGACGAGGGCGGCGAACCGCGCCGTCTGGCGCGCAAGGATCGCCCATCAGTTGAACCGCAGAAGGCACCGTCGCGGAGCAATCGCGCGGCGCAGTCGGACACTCCGAAATCGGGAAGAAGCGGCAAGCAAGCCTCGGCCAAGGCGTCCTTGCCCTCCGATCCGGCAATTGACGTGCGGCTTGCATCAAGGTCTAGCTCCAGGCCGGAAACCGGTGCTCACGCGCAATCCGAATTGCCGCTGGGCGAAGCCAGGGAGAGCCCAAGAGAACCCGCCGGCCTGACGGACAAGCCGTCGCGCCCGGATGTCCCTGATCCGCAAACCTCACAGGATGCGGCACGCGATCGTAACTGCGCCGACCACCGGCAACAGGAGGATCAGCAGCGCGCGCTGCTCGGAGGCGCCGCGCGCGAACAGCAGGACCGCGACCTGGGCGATATCGGGCCCGATATCTGA
- the mobF gene encoding MobF family relaxase, translating into MLSVANVRSPSAAASYFAADNYYARADADRSGQWIGKGADLLGLKGRVETKAFDALLRGELPDGSNVGNHGQWHRPGTDLTFSLPKSWSLLALLGKDERIVEAYREAVIETLAWAEKNAAETRLVEKGQVRTVATGNLAIGLFQHDTNRNQEPNLHFHAVVANVTRGPDGVWRTLKNDRLWSLNTLLNSIAMARFRTSVEKLGYETGPALKHGNFEARGIGREQLMAFSTRRQEVLDARRGSGLEAGRIAALATRSAKEAIEDRGALAVRWDQAAKEIGLDLEPLVESAHLRAASQEREAARPATLVERGIARLREFAARISGEERDPLVPSHVLKKGPEAIAAAQAVASGVRHLSQREAGFEREALYKAALDFGLPTTISHVETAVRSLVRSGHLLEGTGKHRGWVTSREAVEVETRILAWAAEGKGAIEPGIAESEATSRVQASAQVNHGFKLNEGQLGAARLILSSADRTIAIQGVAGAGKSSVLKPVAEVLREEGHPVIGLAVQNTLVQMLERDTGIRSQTLARFLKDWDKLIDEPGNGPSHNEAKAALRDYILVLDEASMVSNADKEQLLRIANLAGVHRLVLMGDRKQLGAVDAGKPFALLQQGGIAKAEMNTNLRGRDPVLRQAQAAAQAGLVRSALDHLKEHTVETEGEGAIVAAEHWLALPPSERKHTAIYASGRNIRSAVNEAVQRGLQANGEIGPEKIALDMLDRVNFTREELRYLAAYRPGMVLEVAKAERTLGLKRGEYAVCGIDEAKGIVRLEDERGRQHAFRPARMQKADKDGNLVLFERRELEIHRSDQIRWTRNDHQRGLLNADRAKVVSIERGRLTVETSKGEQLQLKQGDPMLKRIDLAYALNAHMAQGLTSDRGIAVMDSRERNLSNQQTFLVTATRLRDHLTLVVDSAAKLAGAVARNKGEKASALEVIERLRNAAAIGVSKGLGEQPGRDTERELSREKTRAIDIGI; encoded by the coding sequence ATGCTCTCTGTCGCCAATGTCCGCTCGCCGTCGGCCGCCGCGAGCTACTTCGCCGCTGACAATTACTACGCCAGAGCCGATGCCGACCGGTCGGGCCAGTGGATCGGCAAAGGCGCCGATCTGCTGGGCCTGAAGGGCCGCGTCGAGACCAAAGCCTTCGATGCGCTGTTGCGCGGCGAGCTACCCGACGGATCGAACGTCGGCAATCACGGCCAGTGGCATCGGCCCGGCACCGACCTCACCTTTTCGCTGCCCAAGAGCTGGTCGCTGCTGGCTCTCCTCGGCAAGGACGAGCGGATCGTCGAAGCCTACCGCGAAGCGGTCATCGAGACGCTCGCCTGGGCGGAAAAGAATGCTGCCGAAACCAGGCTAGTCGAGAAGGGGCAGGTGCGCACGGTCGCCACCGGCAACCTTGCCATCGGTCTGTTCCAGCACGACACCAACCGCAACCAGGAGCCCAATCTGCATTTTCATGCGGTCGTCGCCAACGTGACTCGGGGCCCCGACGGCGTGTGGCGCACGCTCAAGAACGACCGGCTATGGTCCCTGAACACGCTCCTCAATTCGATCGCGATGGCGCGGTTTCGCACGAGCGTCGAGAAGCTCGGCTACGAGACCGGTCCGGCGCTCAAGCACGGCAATTTCGAGGCGCGGGGGATCGGCCGCGAACAGCTGATGGCATTCTCCACCCGGCGGCAGGAAGTGCTCGATGCGCGCCGTGGCTCGGGACTGGAGGCCGGGCGGATTGCCGCCTTGGCGACCCGTTCAGCGAAGGAGGCGATCGAGGATCGCGGCGCGCTCGCCGTTCGCTGGGATCAGGCGGCAAAGGAGATCGGTCTTGACCTCGAGCCGCTGGTCGAATCCGCGCATCTGCGGGCGGCGTCGCAGGAGAGGGAGGCCGCGCGGCCGGCCACACTGGTCGAGCGCGGTATCGCCCGCCTGCGGGAATTTGCCGCGCGCATTTCGGGCGAAGAGCGCGACCCGCTGGTGCCGAGCCATGTCTTGAAGAAAGGTCCCGAAGCCATCGCGGCGGCGCAGGCGGTCGCCTCTGGCGTGCGCCATCTCTCACAGCGCGAGGCAGGCTTCGAGCGCGAAGCGCTTTACAAGGCGGCGCTCGACTTCGGTCTGCCGACGACGATCTCCCACGTCGAAACCGCCGTCCGCTCACTGGTCCGCTCGGGCCATCTTCTGGAGGGGACGGGCAAGCACAGGGGCTGGGTCACGAGCCGTGAGGCGGTTGAAGTCGAGACGCGCATCCTTGCCTGGGCGGCCGAAGGCAAAGGCGCGATCGAGCCCGGTATCGCGGAAAGTGAGGCAACCAGCCGCGTCCAGGCGTCGGCCCAGGTCAACCACGGGTTCAAGCTCAACGAGGGACAACTCGGCGCCGCCCGGCTGATCCTGTCGTCGGCCGATCGCACCATCGCCATCCAAGGCGTCGCGGGTGCCGGCAAGTCGAGCGTGCTGAAGCCGGTGGCCGAAGTGCTGCGCGAAGAAGGGCATCCGGTGATCGGCCTCGCGGTGCAGAACACGCTGGTGCAGATGCTCGAGCGGGACACGGGCATTCGTTCGCAGACGCTCGCCCGCTTCCTCAAGGACTGGGACAAGCTGATCGACGAGCCGGGAAATGGCCCTAGTCACAATGAGGCGAAGGCAGCCTTGAGGGACTATATCCTGGTGCTCGATGAGGCCTCGATGGTCTCGAACGCAGACAAGGAACAGCTGCTCCGCATCGCCAACCTGGCCGGCGTGCACCGCCTGGTCCTGATGGGCGATCGCAAGCAGCTCGGAGCGGTCGATGCCGGAAAGCCGTTCGCGCTGCTTCAGCAGGGCGGGATCGCCAAGGCAGAGATGAACACCAATCTGCGCGGCCGCGACCCCGTTCTCCGGCAGGCGCAGGCGGCCGCACAGGCAGGTCTTGTGCGATCGGCGCTCGACCATCTCAAGGAGCACACCGTCGAAACCGAGGGCGAGGGCGCGATCGTCGCGGCGGAACACTGGCTCGCGCTTCCCCCCTCTGAGCGCAAGCACACAGCGATCTATGCCTCGGGCCGCAACATTCGCTCTGCGGTCAACGAGGCGGTCCAACGCGGCCTGCAGGCGAACGGAGAAATCGGCCCCGAGAAGATCGCACTCGACATGCTCGATCGCGTGAACTTCACCCGCGAGGAATTGCGTTACCTAGCTGCCTACCGGCCAGGCATGGTGCTTGAGGTCGCGAAGGCGGAGCGTACCTTGGGGCTCAAGCGCGGCGAGTATGCTGTCTGCGGCATCGATGAGGCGAAAGGCATCGTTCGGCTTGAGGACGAGCGCGGCCGGCAGCATGCGTTTAGGCCAGCCCGGATGCAGAAGGCCGACAAGGACGGCAATCTGGTGCTGTTCGAACGGCGCGAGCTCGAAATTCACCGTAGCGACCAGATCCGCTGGACGCGCAACGATCACCAGCGCGGACTGCTCAATGCCGACCGCGCCAAGGTCGTTTCAATCGAGCGGGGTCGGTTGACGGTCGAGACCTCGAAGGGCGAGCAGCTCCAGCTGAAGCAGGGAGACCCGATGCTGAAGCGGATCGATCTCGCCTATGCGCTCAACGCGCACATGGCGCAGGGGCTGACATCCGACCGGGGCATCGCCGTCATGGACAGCCGCGAGCGCAATCTCTCGAACCAGCAGACGTTTCTGGTGACCGCGACGCGTCTGCGCGATCATCTGACGCTGGTGGTAGACAGCGCGGCGAAGCTGGCAGGCGCGGTGGCACGCAACAAGGGCGAGAAAGCTTCGGCGCTGGAGGTGATCGAGCGCCTGCGAAATGCCGCTGCTATCGGAGTGTCGAAGGGCCTTGGCGAGCAGCCGGGGCGCGATACCGAGCGTGAACTGTCTCGCGAAAAGACCCGGGCAATCGATATCGGGATTTAG
- a CDS encoding excalibur calcium-binding domain-containing protein encodes MSSGAELRATGQSSARRRRGVLPELHRRAEGRRRPVRRGQPGYGSHLDRDNDGTDCE; translated from the coding sequence TTGTCATCTGGGGCAGAGCTCCGCGCAACCGGCCAGTCCTCAGCGCGCAGGCGGCGAGGTGTACTACCCGAACTGCACCGCCGCGCGGAAGGCCGACGCCGCCCGGTCCGGCGGGGGCAGCCCGGCTACGGGAGCCACCTCGATCGCGACAATGATGGCACAGACTGCGAGTAG
- a CDS encoding ABC1 kinase family protein: MASPPEKPISSIARAAEIGQILMRHGAKNLAGALGFIPSSSNVIDPREFRPAAVVAFLRDIGPVGIKLGQLLATRSDLFTEHWITAFSTLHDQVSSVPFADIEPVLASSWGEDWRSDFAQFDEKPLASASIAQTYSARLRDGSEVIVKVRRPGTAARMEADVRLLIRLAGIVEARSPDIARYRPVEFLRTFGRNLAWEMDLAAESRACERIGAYLDTIGVRTPAIHWELTGLRVNVQERLYGRPASSLGSPSGDPRVAAFAKSYANAVLRMIILNGEFHGDPHPGNVFMIGEQDVGFIDFGSVGTLTKARRDEIVRLVLAIAGEETSDVANVLLAWAGEPKVDRDALAVDLDQLIGEFRGTVLSGIEFSQIFSRVFDLLRDYRLVLPPDLAILLRTLLTAEGFVRSLAPDYNIAEETRPIMTELLAERFSLGSARSGLKRLRGQLLGLSASLPDILATANSIAKSGYVPVQLDPLSIEQLTGLRNERQSLKGPLAAALIIASALLVDQSWLLAGGALVIAGVVLIRKS; encoded by the coding sequence ATGGCATCGCCCCCGGAAAAGCCTATCAGCAGCATCGCTCGCGCCGCGGAGATCGGCCAAATCCTAATGAGGCACGGCGCGAAGAATCTCGCCGGAGCCCTCGGATTTATTCCCTCTTCGAGCAATGTCATCGATCCTCGCGAATTTCGTCCGGCTGCAGTTGTGGCGTTCCTCCGTGACATCGGGCCAGTCGGCATAAAGCTGGGGCAACTCCTCGCCACCCGAAGCGATCTGTTTACCGAACACTGGATCACGGCATTCTCAACCCTGCACGATCAGGTGTCGTCAGTGCCCTTCGCAGATATCGAGCCCGTACTTGCTTCAAGCTGGGGTGAGGACTGGCGGAGCGACTTTGCGCAGTTCGACGAAAAGCCTTTGGCCTCTGCCTCCATAGCGCAAACCTATTCCGCCAGACTGCGGGACGGAAGCGAGGTCATCGTGAAGGTTCGGCGGCCAGGCACTGCCGCTCGGATGGAGGCTGATGTGCGCCTCCTTATACGCCTTGCCGGGATCGTGGAAGCACGGTCGCCGGACATCGCGCGTTACCGGCCAGTCGAGTTTCTGCGGACCTTCGGCCGCAATCTTGCCTGGGAGATGGACCTCGCTGCGGAATCCCGAGCCTGCGAGCGGATCGGCGCATATCTCGATACCATCGGCGTCAGGACCCCGGCCATCCATTGGGAACTGACCGGGCTGCGGGTGAACGTTCAGGAACGCCTGTACGGCAGGCCCGCGTCTTCGCTGGGCAGCCCATCGGGCGACCCGCGGGTGGCGGCTTTCGCTAAAAGCTATGCCAACGCTGTCCTGCGGATGATCATCCTGAACGGCGAATTTCACGGCGACCCCCATCCCGGTAACGTCTTCATGATCGGCGAGCAGGATGTCGGCTTCATCGACTTTGGATCGGTCGGGACGCTCACCAAGGCCAGGCGCGACGAGATCGTCCGCCTCGTGCTTGCGATCGCTGGTGAGGAAACCAGCGATGTCGCGAATGTCCTGCTCGCATGGGCGGGGGAGCCGAAGGTGGATCGCGATGCGCTCGCGGTGGATCTGGATCAGTTGATCGGAGAGTTCAGGGGGACCGTGCTATCTGGCATCGAGTTCTCGCAGATTTTTTCCCGCGTTTTCGACCTGTTGCGGGATTATCGACTGGTTCTGCCACCTGATCTGGCCATTCTTCTGCGTACCTTGTTGACTGCAGAGGGCTTCGTCCGATCGCTGGCACCGGACTACAACATCGCCGAAGAGACCCGGCCGATCATGACGGAGCTTCTCGCCGAGCGGTTCTCGCTCGGCAGCGCTCGGTCGGGTTTGAAGAGACTTCGCGGTCAGCTGCTGGGTTTGTCGGCGTCCTTGCCCGACATACTTGCCACTGCGAACTCGATCGCAAAGTCAGGATATGTGCCGGTTCAGCTCGATCCGCTCAGTATCGAGCAGCTCACTGGACTTCGCAATGAGCGTCAGTCCTTGAAAGGCCCTCTAGCTGCCGCATTGATCATAGCTAGCGCGTTGCTTGTCGATCAATCCTGGCTTCTGGCTGGCGGCGCGCTTGTGATTGCTGGGGTGGTGCTCATCCGAAAGTCATAA
- a CDS encoding MarR family winged helix-turn-helix transcriptional regulator — protein sequence MSRSQRRQKVITDDDRILYLMDEISRGARRVYDARVARIGLNQTQWRIIGQLLRDPALTQAEIAKKLELESATIGQAVAGLCARGLMKRLRAETDRRAWQLILTERLDDLLPELRGSADRLHGLLWRDIAADEKQTLQQILARVSENLDQLRAEAE from the coding sequence ATGTCACGGTCTCAGCGTCGGCAGAAGGTCATCACCGATGATGACCGCATTCTCTATCTTATGGACGAGATCAGTCGCGGCGCGCGCAGAGTGTACGATGCGAGGGTCGCCAGGATCGGTCTCAATCAGACACAGTGGAGGATCATCGGACAACTTCTTCGCGATCCTGCTCTTACGCAGGCTGAAATCGCCAAGAAACTGGAACTGGAATCGGCGACCATCGGCCAGGCGGTTGCAGGTCTTTGCGCACGCGGGCTGATGAAAAGGCTTCGAGCTGAGACGGATCGGCGAGCGTGGCAGCTCATCCTCACGGAGCGGCTTGACGATCTGCTGCCCGAACTGAGAGGCTCCGCGGATAGGCTTCATGGTCTGCTTTGGCGCGACATTGCCGCCGACGAGAAGCAAACGTTGCAGCAGATTCTTGCAAGGGTATCGGAAAATCTGGACCAACTCCGGGCCGAGGCTGAGTAA
- a CDS encoding HlyD family secretion protein has protein sequence MTDNSNQPEQEGTTPTKPQSRRGLRIVLIIVGLAVLLGGIWWYYRHVTYGQYMQSTDNAYVAADSVVISSKVAGYVEEVFVGENEQVARGGALVQLDLRDYQAQAQQARAQIAATLAGADTIRSQVAEQDAAIRQARGQLAAARAALDLANDQVARYRPLAATGAEPREKLDQYEAQARQARAELVAAQAAVAAATARRGTLFEQINQTQAQADAARAQLETADLTVESTLLRASKAGRVGDLSVRVGQFVQPGQRLMTVVPVRAIYVTANFKETQVGLIRAGQSVRLEVDALPDLEIAGQVDSISPGTGAEFSILPPENATGNFTKIVQRIPVRIAIDAPPEVRRLLVPGMSVVATVDTRNAAGELEEISSRTQ, from the coding sequence ATGACCGATAACTCCAACCAACCGGAGCAGGAGGGCACAACCCCAACGAAACCGCAATCGCGGCGTGGCTTGCGCATCGTGCTAATCATCGTTGGTCTTGCCGTGCTGCTTGGCGGGATCTGGTGGTACTACCGGCACGTAACCTACGGACAGTACATGCAGTCGACCGATAACGCCTATGTCGCTGCCGACAGCGTCGTTATCTCTTCCAAGGTAGCGGGATACGTCGAAGAGGTCTTCGTGGGGGAGAACGAGCAGGTTGCTCGCGGCGGAGCCCTCGTACAGCTGGATCTGCGGGATTATCAGGCGCAAGCGCAACAGGCGCGCGCACAGATCGCTGCGACCCTGGCCGGTGCCGACACAATCCGTTCTCAGGTAGCCGAACAGGATGCAGCCATTCGCCAGGCGCGGGGCCAACTCGCCGCCGCGCGCGCAGCACTGGACCTCGCGAACGACCAGGTGGCGCGATATCGGCCCCTTGCCGCGACAGGAGCCGAACCGCGGGAAAAGCTAGACCAGTATGAGGCGCAGGCGCGGCAAGCGCGGGCCGAACTCGTCGCCGCGCAGGCGGCGGTGGCTGCCGCGACCGCGCGCCGAGGGACCCTGTTCGAGCAGATCAACCAGACCCAGGCGCAGGCAGACGCTGCTCGCGCTCAGCTGGAAACAGCCGACCTTACGGTTGAATCGACCTTGCTGCGCGCCAGCAAGGCCGGCCGCGTCGGCGATCTCTCGGTGAGGGTGGGCCAGTTCGTGCAACCGGGTCAACGTTTGATGACGGTGGTTCCGGTGAGGGCGATCTACGTGACGGCAAACTTCAAGGAAACGCAGGTCGGCCTGATCCGGGCTGGCCAAAGCGTCAGGCTCGAAGTTGACGCCCTACCCGACCTTGAGATCGCGGGACAAGTGGACAGCATATCGCCGGGAACGGGCGCGGAATTTTCCATCCTCCCCCCCGAAAATGCCACCGGCAACTTTACCAAGATCGTTCAACGGATACCCGTCCGCATCGCTATCGATGCTCCCCCTGAAGTGCGGCGTCTGCTCGTTCCCGGCATGTCGGTAGTGGCTACGGTCGACACCCGGAATGCTGCCGGCGAATTGGAAGAGATCTCGAGTCGGACTCAATGA